One segment of Erigeron canadensis isolate Cc75 chromosome 2, C_canadensis_v1, whole genome shotgun sequence DNA contains the following:
- the LOC122587745 gene encoding uncharacterized protein LOC122587745 gives MLKVSPWKGVVRFIKKGKLAPRFIGPFEITERIGVVAYRLRLPQELSTVYDVFHVSNLKKCLADEMTYVPLNEIGVDDNLSFKEEPIEIMEREVKKLKRHKYTIVKV, from the coding sequence ATGCTTAAGGTGTCGCCTTGGAAGGGCGTAGTCAGATTCATCAAGAAAGGGAAATTAGCTCCTAGATTTATTGGACCGTTCGAGATTACTGAGAGAATTGGTGTTGTTGCTTACCGTTTAAGACTTCCCCAAGAGCTTAGTACTGTATACGATGTATTTCACGTGTCAAACCTTAAGAAGTGTTTAGCTGATGAGATGACATACGTTCCTTTGAACGAAATAGGAGTAGACGACAACCTAAGTTTCAAAGAAGAACCCATTGAAATCATGGAGCGAGaggtcaaaaagctcaagagacataagtatactattGTAAAAGTTTGA